In Pseudomonas sp. Q1-7, the genomic window AGCGGGATGCCGATGCGCCCGCTGCGCAGGGTGGGGGTCAGTTGCTGGAGTAAACGCATGGGGTCAGGCCCTGTTCAGCAGGTCTTCGGGAATCGGGAGGTTGTCCGCCAGCTCCGGTTTGCCGCGGCGCCCCTGGCGCCACGCCTTGAGCTGGAGGATGTAGGTCAGCACATGGGCCACGGCGCGGTAGAGCTGCGCCGGGATCTGCTGGTTGACCTGGGTGGTGAAATAAATGGCGCGCGCCAGCGGTGGGGCTTCCACCACCTCCAGGCCGTGGGCATTGGCCATCTTGCGGATGTACAGCGCGGTCTCGTCCGCGCCACGGGCGATCACGTAGGGCGCCTGGGCCTTTTTCGGGTCGTACTTGAGCGCGACCGCGAAGTGCACCGGGTTGACGATCACCACGTCGGCGTTCTTCATCACCCGGTTGATCTGCCGTTGCACCAGCTGGCGCTGCAACTGCTTGATGCGCGACTTCACTTCCGGGCTGCCTTCCTGGTTCTTGTGCTCTTCCTTGCGCTCCTGTTTGGTCATGCGCATTTTTTTCAGGAAGAAGAAGCGCTGCAGCGGGACGTCGATCAGCGAGAAGACGACGAACACCAGCAGCAGCGAGAGCGTCAGGTCGAAGGCCAGGGCGAAGGCGCCGGCCAGCGCCTCGTGCAGGTTGCCGCG contains:
- the flhB gene encoding flagellar biosynthesis protein FlhB, translating into MAEQNSAQEKTEEASQQKLKKSREDGQVSRSKDLSTTLSLLATLLLLKFSLDWLQHGLEQIFSRTWVDLSRSEISLEDIRLVMGNGLLLFMQILLPLLLTPLVVVALSLLSGGWLFASKNVHPKWSKLDPIAGLGRMFSLQNQVELLKSTLKIGVLGLVAWWQLKDALPQLIALQRGNLHEALAGAFALAFDLTLSLLLVFVVFSLIDVPLQRFFFLKKMRMTKQERKEEHKNQEGSPEVKSRIKQLQRQLVQRQINRVMKNADVVIVNPVHFAVALKYDPKKAQAPYVIARGADETALYIRKMANAHGLEVVEAPPLARAIYFTTQVNQQIPAQLYRAVAHVLTYILQLKAWRQGRRGKPELADNLPIPEDLLNRA